One Bacteroidota bacterium genomic window carries:
- a CDS encoding riboflavin synthase, which produces MFTGIVEEAALVVGLKKEKENLHLSLSCSFVNDLKIDQSISHNGVCLTVVSKEGNTYTVTAIKETLLKSNLGQLVVGNKVNLERSAKLDGRLDGHIVQGHVDQTAVCTKVEEANGSWYYTFEYEPLQEDYLTVEKGSVTVNGVSLTVVNSKEKSFQVAIIPYTYEFTNFHQLKPGSLVNLEFDIIGKYIARIVKQQLASYR; this is translated from the coding sequence ATGTTTACCGGTATTGTCGAAGAAGCTGCCCTTGTGGTGGGGCTGAAAAAAGAAAAAGAAAACCTGCACCTGAGCCTGTCCTGCTCTTTTGTTAACGATCTTAAAATCGACCAGAGCATTTCGCATAATGGGGTATGTCTTACCGTAGTTTCGAAAGAAGGAAATACCTATACAGTAACTGCCATCAAAGAAACTCTGTTAAAATCGAACCTCGGCCAGCTGGTGGTGGGCAACAAAGTAAACCTCGAACGTAGCGCCAAACTCGATGGCAGGCTGGACGGCCACATTGTGCAGGGTCATGTTGACCAGACTGCTGTGTGCACCAAGGTAGAAGAAGCAAATGGAAGTTGGTACTATACCTTCGAATACGAACCCTTACAGGAAGATTATTTAACCGTTGAGAAAGGATCCGTGACTGTAAACGGAGTAAGCCTGACTGTAGTGAATTCGAAAGAAAAATCGTTTCAGGTTGCTATTATTCCTTATACTTATGAGTTTACCAACTTTCATCAGTTAAAACCCGGCAGCCTGGTAAACCTAGAGTTCGATATCATTGGCAAATACATTGCCCGCATTGTAAAACAGCAGCTTGCCTCTTACAGGTAA